From Dehalococcoidia bacterium:
TTACGCCTATTTCCAGAAGAAGGTCGTCCCGCTTGCTGACGCCAAGATCAGCGTGATGACCCACGCCCTCCACTATGGCACGGCCTGCTTTGAGGGCATCCGCGGCAACTGGAACGCGGAGGATGTCCAGATGTTCCTCTTCCGGGTCCCTGACCACTACGAGCGGGTGCAACGGAGCTGCCGAATCCTGAAGAT
This genomic window contains:
- a CDS encoding branched chain amino acid aminotransferase, whose product is MDKPQPYAYFQKKVVPLADAKISVMTHALHYGTACFEGIRGNWNAEDVQMFLFRVPDHYERVQRSCRILK